Proteins encoded together in one Desulfurispira natronophila window:
- the mdh gene encoding malate dehydrogenase: MARKKIALIGGGQIGGVLAQLCALRELGDVVMFDIVEGMPSGKMLDLSEANRVDGFDADLKGTSDYKDIAGSDVVIVTAGLPRKPGMSRDDLLATNAKIMAQVSQGIKEHAPNAFVIIISNPLDAMVTLCQRLTGFPKERVMGMAGVLDSARFSCFIAWELGVSVKDVNAMVLGGHGDTMVPIKRFANVNGIPVYDLLKRKYNGDMNKVEEVMTAMVERTKGAGGEVVKLLGNGSAFYSPASSAIAMVEAILRDQKRLLPVCALLEGEYGVNGFYVGVPVVLGSKGIEEIVEMELDDEEKKLFDVSCAAVKELVEAMDKVL, translated from the coding sequence ATGGCTCGCAAGAAAATCGCACTTATTGGTGGCGGACAGATTGGCGGTGTACTCGCTCAGCTCTGTGCTCTACGTGAGCTCGGGGATGTAGTGATGTTCGACATCGTCGAAGGTATGCCCAGCGGAAAGATGCTCGATCTGTCTGAAGCCAACCGGGTCGATGGATTTGATGCTGATCTCAAGGGAACCAGCGACTACAAAGACATTGCAGGATCCGACGTTGTCATAGTTACTGCTGGTTTGCCACGCAAGCCTGGCATGAGCCGTGATGACTTGCTGGCAACCAATGCCAAAATTATGGCTCAGGTTTCTCAGGGTATCAAGGAGCATGCTCCAAACGCCTTTGTAATTATCATTTCCAACCCACTCGACGCTATGGTTACCCTTTGTCAGCGGCTCACGGGCTTCCCAAAAGAGCGCGTAATGGGTATGGCTGGTGTGCTTGACTCCGCTCGCTTCTCCTGCTTCATCGCTTGGGAACTTGGGGTGTCAGTCAAGGACGTCAATGCTATGGTTCTCGGTGGACACGGCGACACTATGGTGCCTATCAAGCGCTTTGCCAACGTCAATGGTATCCCTGTGTATGACCTGCTCAAGCGCAAGTACAACGGCGACATGAACAAGGTTGAGGAAGTCATGACCGCCATGGTTGAGCGCACCAAAGGCGCTGGTGGCGAAGTTGTCAAGCTGCTTGGCAATGGCTCCGCTTTCTACTCTCCTGCTTCTTCAGCCATAGCCATGGTAGAGGCCATTCTGCGGGATCAGAAGCGCTTGCTGCCAGTATGTGCTCTGCTGGAAGGTGAGTATGGAGTCAATGGATTCTACGTTGGAGTGCCAGTTGTGCTTGGCTCCAAAGGTATCGAGGAGATCGTAGAGATGGAGCTCGACGACGAAGAGAAGAAGCTCTTTGATGTCTCATGTGCCGCAGTTAAAGAACTAGTAGAAGCAATGGATAAAGTTCTTTGA
- a CDS encoding NADP-dependent isocitrate dehydrogenase — MAQQKAKIIWTEIDEAPALATYSLLPIVRAYSKGSGIDVEAWDISLAGRILAHFPDYLTEEQRIPDYLAKMGELAKTPEANIIKLPNISASIPQLMEAIKELQEQGYKVPDYPAEPKDEKEKDINARYAKVLGSAVNPVLREGNSDRRAATAVKEHAKKNPHRFMKPWPEQSKTRVANMQDKDFFSSENAMTADKDMDVKIEFTDSSGSKTVLKEKTPVLAGEVIDTAVMNTTALRKFYEEQIEEAKKDGVLLSLHLKATMMKVSDPIMFGHCVSVYYKDALEKHAATLKELGFNPNYGIGDLYERVANLPEAKRNEIIADVEACYKTRPELGMVDSSQGITNLHVPSDIIIDASMPVVVRDGGKMWGPDDDLHDCIAMIPDRCYAGMYQEVIEDCQKNGAYDPSTLGSVSNVGLMAQKAEEYGSHDKTFEMADSGTVRVLDPSGNTLLEQKVEKGDIFRMCQVKDIPIQDWVKLAVNRAKASGAPAVFWLDKNRAHDAELIKKVEKYLNDHDTNGLTIKIMAPRDAMRYSLERFRKGEDTISVTGNVLRDYLTDLFPIIELGTSAKMLSIVPLLNGGGLFETGAGGSAPKHVQQFVKEGYLRWDSLGEFCALAASLEHIATAYNNPDAKMLADTLDKAIAKFLDNNRSPSRKVGSIDNRGSHFYLALYWAQELAAQDYSKELKEQFSKVAKQLEENEEKINQELIGAQGSPQDIGGYYHPDAEKTSKAMRPSPTLNAILDAIA; from the coding sequence ATGGCACAACAGAAAGCAAAGATTATCTGGACCGAGATTGATGAAGCCCCTGCGTTGGCAACCTACTCTTTGCTCCCAATTGTTCGGGCTTACAGCAAAGGCTCCGGTATTGACGTGGAGGCTTGGGATATCTCCCTGGCCGGGCGTATTCTTGCCCATTTCCCCGACTATCTCACTGAAGAGCAGCGGATTCCTGACTACCTCGCTAAAATGGGTGAGCTTGCCAAGACTCCTGAAGCGAACATCATTAAGCTGCCTAACATCAGTGCATCTATACCCCAGCTCATGGAAGCTATTAAAGAACTGCAGGAGCAGGGCTACAAGGTTCCTGACTACCCTGCAGAGCCCAAAGACGAAAAAGAAAAAGACATCAATGCCCGCTACGCCAAGGTTCTGGGCAGTGCCGTTAACCCGGTACTCCGTGAAGGGAATTCGGACCGTCGCGCGGCAACAGCAGTGAAAGAGCACGCCAAAAAGAATCCCCACCGCTTTATGAAGCCTTGGCCCGAGCAGTCCAAGACCCGTGTGGCCAACATGCAGGACAAGGACTTTTTTAGCAGCGAAAACGCCATGACTGCTGACAAGGACATGGACGTAAAAATCGAATTCACCGACAGCAGCGGCAGCAAGACCGTTCTCAAGGAAAAGACTCCCGTGCTGGCTGGCGAAGTTATCGACACGGCTGTCATGAACACCACCGCTCTGCGCAAGTTTTATGAGGAGCAGATTGAAGAGGCCAAGAAAGACGGCGTCCTTCTCTCACTGCACCTGAAGGCGACCATGATGAAGGTTTCCGACCCCATCATGTTTGGCCACTGTGTCTCCGTATACTACAAGGATGCTCTTGAGAAGCATGCGGCTACCCTCAAAGAGCTCGGATTTAACCCGAACTATGGTATCGGAGATCTTTACGAGCGCGTAGCCAATCTCCCGGAAGCCAAGCGCAATGAAATTATTGCCGATGTGGAAGCCTGCTACAAGACTCGCCCCGAGCTTGGAATGGTTGACTCCAGCCAGGGCATCACCAACCTGCACGTTCCCAGTGACATCATCATTGACGCCTCCATGCCCGTTGTTGTTCGTGACGGCGGCAAGATGTGGGGCCCCGACGACGATCTGCACGATTGCATAGCCATGATCCCAGACCGCTGCTACGCCGGCATGTATCAGGAAGTCATTGAAGATTGCCAGAAGAACGGCGCCTATGACCCCTCTACCCTGGGCAGTGTTTCCAACGTCGGCCTGATGGCTCAGAAAGCAGAAGAGTACGGCTCTCACGACAAGACCTTCGAAATGGCAGACAGCGGTACCGTGCGCGTCCTTGACCCCAGCGGCAACACCCTGCTGGAGCAGAAGGTTGAGAAGGGCGACATCTTCAGAATGTGTCAGGTAAAAGATATACCCATTCAGGACTGGGTGAAGCTGGCGGTAAATCGTGCCAAGGCTTCCGGCGCTCCTGCGGTATTCTGGCTTGACAAGAATCGCGCTCATGATGCCGAGCTTATTAAGAAGGTTGAGAAGTATCTCAACGACCACGATACTAATGGGTTGACCATTAAAATCATGGCTCCTCGCGATGCCATGCGCTACTCTTTGGAACGCTTCCGTAAGGGTGAGGACACTATCTCGGTTACCGGTAACGTTCTGCGTGACTACCTGACTGACCTCTTCCCCATCATTGAGCTTGGCACCAGCGCCAAGATGCTTTCCATTGTTCCCCTGCTTAACGGCGGCGGGCTCTTTGAGACCGGTGCTGGTGGATCTGCCCCCAAGCACGTGCAGCAGTTTGTCAAAGAGGGCTACCTGCGCTGGGATTCCTTGGGTGAATTCTGCGCCCTGGCTGCCTCGCTTGAGCACATTGCTACTGCCTACAACAACCCGGATGCCAAAATGCTGGCAGACACCCTGGACAAGGCCATTGCCAAGTTCCTCGACAACAACCGATCTCCTTCCCGTAAAGTGGGCTCCATTGATAACCGTGGCAGTCACTTCTACCTGGCACTCTACTGGGCACAGGAGCTGGCTGCTCAGGACTACAGCAAGGAGCTCAAGGAGCAGTTCAGCAAAGTTGCCAAGCAGCTTGAGGAGAATGAAGAGAAGATCAACCAAGAGCTCATAGGTGCTCAGGGAAGCCCGCAAGACATTGGCGGCTACTACCACCCTGATGCCGAGAAGACGTCCAAAGCCATGCGTCCCAGCCCCACGCTGAACGCAATACTGGACGCCATAGCGTAA